The genome window gtttgacaccacgtgccaTACCCAAAGGTCTGGTGGGCCCACAGACCCGCTATTAAGGATTTCTTAGTCCGGGTAACGctctttatttatttataagaTACAAATGCTTATAAAATGTATGGTTAACAGTTATGAGCAatttaaaaacacaattttaatggaacaaagtttgaaatttaaatacacaattttaattgaccagagtttaaaattttgaatttgtgcataatttctaggccattttcAAATCCACTTTCAATTCTTTGTCAGTATCACCCCAGGAGCTGCACAACGAGAAACTGGCTTCCGAACCTTCCGAATCAGATTTAATATTCTGTTCGGCAGCACATCGACGTTCATCGAACCATTTCTGAAATCAAAGACATTACacggttttttggaaatttgcaatagagcgcacttgcatccTTATATTTACGTTCTCAAATTAGGTGGAAAGGGTTGTAAAAACTGTAAACTGTAGCATTAATTTGCCAAAATATCGtgcaaattttaatgattttttccatatgagtgatttacttttaaaacttgaaaatgtaaaatttcggACCCATTATGTTAAATTActacacttaaaaaaaaaaattaattcttacGTTGATCGAATCTACTTGTACGTGAGTCTTCATCCGAAGTTCCTCCAAAGTGTGACTACAAGGATTCGGGTTTGTAGTGAATTCTGGAAACGTTAAAAATCGGGATTTTCAGCTGTACAAAATAATTCTCACCTTTCTCGAAAATTGCAATCGCTTCCGGTAAAATTACTTCTGGTTCCCAGCCTGGAAAttcattttatcgatttttcatataagCAATCTAGTTCATGtttaatattattaatttcatGTTACACAAAAAAGTAATCGAAAGTTAAAGTCAAAGCCAAAAGAACTCACTCTCCTGTGTTGGTGCTCGGCGGATTTCAAACCATCtctaaaaatcggaaaaattattacgaaaaacgttttaaaaaagGAATACATACCTGAATAATTTTATCGTCCACATTAATGTATTCCGATATTTGCATCTGCTCCTCGCTGCTGATATATTTGCTCTCCTCAAATGCTGAAAGTGAATAAAGAAGAATAAGTGAGTGATCTACAATAATTCTCACCATTTTCAAGTGTCTTGATATCATCGATAGTGAAAGAGTCGCGCTTTACTTCTGGAAGGGTGTATGTaaatgtatatgtatatgtatatgtatatgtatatgtatatgtttatgtatatgtatatgtatatgtatatgtatatgtatatgtaaaTGTAAATGTaaatgtatatgtatatgtatatgtatatgtatatgtatatgtatatgtatatgtatatgtatatgtatatgtatatgtatatgtatatgtatatgtatatgtatatgtatatgtatatgtatatgtatatgtttatgtatatgtatatgtatatgtaaatgtatatgtatatgtatatgtatatgtatatgtatatgtatatgtatatgtatatgtatatgtatatgtatatgctgaaagtcgaaaaaacggccgtccaacttctatacgACCCtcctgatttttgaaattttattgataaatACACTGaatcttggaaattttttcaaaaaatatttttcaaaagataacataaaaattatcCAATTAGGTTATTCGCTCATAATAATTTAATATATGTGACGTTGAAGTGTTGGGAAGCAGTCACATTTTTGTGCTTCAGAGCTCAGTGCTCGGATCCCAGTTGTTTTTATCTCACGAAACTTTGGGAAGATGTCTTCCTACATGCACAGGTTGTGCTTTTAAAGTTTGGTCTGATTTGATATTGTTTCACttgttttttggcaaaaatagtTTATGTTAACACATTTGTAGTGTTTTGAACAACTAAATGTACtgaataatacaatttttatcataaaGCAAGTGAAACAATACCAAATCAGACCAAACTTTAAAAGCACAACCTGTGCATGTAGGAAGACATCTTCCCAAAGTTTCGTGAGATAAAAACAACTGGGAGCCGAGCACTGAGCTCTGAAGCACAAAAATGTGGTACAGGACCATCCAGACTGCTTCCCAACACTTCAACGTCACatataataaattattatgaGCGAATGACCTAATTGgataatttttatgttatcttttgaaaaatattttttgaaaaaatttccaagattCAGTgtatcattacttatatataaaaaaatagtgtgggtctgtccatagtttgtagtctatgtagtctttgtagtctgtgacgtcacccCTAAAGTCACTGAGagttgtgggcggggccagtcacccttcgtggcgagacccatcgttgcgagacccttcgtggcgagacccatcgtggcgagacccatcgtggcgagacccatcgtggcgagacccatacattttggcgggaatttaaattttctttgaaatttttcggcgggaattcaaattttctgtgaaaatttttggcggtagttcaaattttcttcaaaattttttggcgggaattcaaattttctttgaaaatttttggcgtgaattcaaattttctgaaacatttttggcgggaattcaaattttctctgaaaatttttggcgggaatttaaattttctttaaaattttttggcgggaattcaaaatttctctgaaaatttttggcgggaatttaaattttctttaaaattttttggcgggaattcaaattttctgtgaaaaattttggcgggaattcaaattttctgaaaaatttttggcgggaattcaaattttctctgaaaaattttggcgggaaattcaaatttgtagaGAAATTTTGTCGGAGTAGTCAAATTTAACTTtgtttgacagaaaaaaaagtatgaaggGGAAGATAGTTTGAACCACAGAAGGTTCACACCAAATTCCCGCACACAACCAATGCGACATACCGGCACAtttgtttagaatttaatAAACCTATAGAAGAGGAAAACTTCATGCAATAAACTTCGAGAATcttctagaaatttcgaaaaacttctaGATATCTCGGATTACGTAACACTTGACGACGTCACACATGATGAGGACATTAAGTAAACGTCACAGGCTGAACccaatataattttcagaaaattctggaaccttctagaattttggagaaacttccagaaaattctgatgacgtcacaatcACTGGcgtaacaaaaaataagtcacagattatgacgtcacatatGATGACACCTATATAGTCTCacattcggaaaaaaataggtGATGACGCCAAATATATCAGCGTCACAGAATGTGACGtcataggctccgcccattacAGTAaaagaaacttctggaatcTTCCAGAAGttgcagaaaaagaagagaatgtTCCAATAACGTCACAAAAGATGACGTCACTGATAAAGACATCACAGGAACTACCCATTAATATAATCAAGAAGATTCTACAACcatctagaaacttctggatttttcaatgtagtgtgcaaaatttaaattttgactatttcattgtgcaatttttaatttatattattacAAGTTTAAACTATATTAAATCTGTCCTTCTAAAACCCAATTCGTTTCAAGacccaaaacttctagaatcttccaaaaaaattctatataaggagaagaaaattatcattttctcattattaATCAACAATGGATAACGAGCTAACAAGTCGACCCGATTCAATAATGGATACGGAACCAACAACTCTACCCGATTCAGCAATGGATACCAAACCAACAAACCTGCCTGATTTCCCTTCTACATCCCAAGAACCCGTCTCTAGGAGGACACGTTCCAGAACATTAAGGTAAGGATCTTGAATGCTCGTGGAATTTTACCAATAAGCAGTTTTAGTGACAACTCAAATGCTGTATGGAAGAGAGAACGTCGTTCAAGAGAAACTTCGCAAGAATCAGAATCAAGACTCAGGATGGATtgggaaagaaaaaaggaaaaacgagCTTCAATGTCAGAAGAGGAAAAGGCTGagatgaaatataaaaaaagagtatggatgaagaaaaaaagaaatgaagtaGCAAAAACACACGATACGTCATCTGTTGCCAATCCCAACTACCTTGGAAGCATGAGATGTGTGTGCAAGAACTGCAATGCCAGATTCTTTCAaggtatacattttttcaaagtttagtgAACTTCTACTTCTTATTTCCATTCTGAGTTTcagattggttttttttcataactaATAACATATACTAGCATCATACagaaatttaatgtttcaggAGAGGTGTCCTCATCCAACGATCATATCAATATGTGTTGCTACTTCGGATTAACAACCACACTTCAAGATCGATTCTCCAACTACCCAGATGAACTACGACATCTTCTCCTCGATGATTCTTCTCACGCCCGTAACTTCCAGAAGAACATCCGACAGTTTAATTCATCGTTCGCAATGGCATCGATGGGTGCACAACTTGATGTTCCGAGAGGCCGCGGCCCATACTGCTTCAAAATCCACGGTCAAGTTTACCATTTTGCGGGACCACTTCACCCGGATCCAGGCCAGAGACCAGCATTTGGACAGATCTACATCCTGGACACTGATCAAGCAACAGACGAGAGGCTTGGAAATCCTGCCAATGCCGATTGTGATCCTGCTGTTATGGCTGAATTGAGCAGTCTTCTGTTGAGAACCAATCCATATGCACAGGCATACAAGATGATGGctgaagttgaagaaaaagaaaattctgaagCTGCAAAGGAAGGACGACATCCGGGATGCGTTCGACTGATCTTCGATATTTCGACAACTAAGGATCCACGACGTTATAACTTGCCACAAGCGAATGAAGTCGCAGTTGTTTTTGTGGGCGAAGACGATGACGTGCCAACCACTCGCTCTTTGGCTGTTCATCCAAGAGGAGGAGGACTTAAGACGATTCGTGATATCGATAGGATCTGCGATCCTCTCACATATCCTGTATTGTTTCCAAATGGAACCGACGGATGGCATCCTGACTTGGAAAAGAGACCATCGGAGAAGAAACAAGGAAGGATTACTCAGAAGATGTACTACAGTTACCTGCTCATGGAGAGATCAGGAGTTTTCAATCCACTGCATCACGGGCGTGCCCTGTTTCAACAGTTTGCAGTAGACTCATGGGTAAAGGTAAGAATACATGATCTCGTGTTCACAAAATAATCATGTTTTTGCAGATCGAGCAAAACAGGCTAAACTATCATCGAACTCATCAAGTTGATTTGAAAGCCGCCAACTACAATGCGGTTCAGGATTATATTGCTGGAGATACTGATGTCCCAGGAAGACGCATCGTTCTTCCATCATCTTTTCCAGGGAGTCCCCGAGCAATGGTCCAAAACTTTCAAGACGCGATGGCTATTGTCTCGAAGTTCGGAAAGCctgatatatttttaactttcacgTGTAATCCTGCATGGACAgagatttctgaaaacctCGGTCCGCGACAATCTGCATCTGATCGTCCAGACCTTATTGCCCGTGTCTTCAAGCTAAAAGTAAGTTGAAGATCTATATTTAACTCATCACTTTCTTCATTGTGTTCCAGGTAGATGCGCTGTTTGACGATCTTCTAAATCGGGATATTCTCGGACACGTTGCCGCATACATTTCCGTGTTCGAATGGCAAAAACGAGGTCTTCCTCATGTACACATGCTGTTAACTATGGCAGAGAACTCAAAGCCACGAACCTCGGAGGACATCGACAAGATTGTGCAAGCTGAGATTCCAAATCCTGACAACGAGCCAGAACTTTATCGCATTGTGACCACCGCCATGATGCATCGTCCATGTGGTGCTCAAAATCCTCACTCGCCATGCATGGTTGATGGGCACTGCTCGAAAAGGTATCCGAAGGATTTTCATCCTAGCACCACTCTCAACGTTGATGGATATCCCGGGTATCGTCGAAGGGATGATGGACGATATGTGGAATATGGCACCCAACATCTCGATAACAGGAGAGTTGTTCCATACAACAAATGGCTTCTGCTCCGTTACAATGCTCACATGAATGTCGAGATTTGTGGATTCATCGAAGCTGTAAAATATCTCTTCAAATATGTCTACAAAGGACATGACCGTGCTGCACTCAACATCATCCAAAATGTACGTGGAGATGGAAATGTTGTTGATGAGATCCGAGAGCATCTAGATGCTCGATACGTCTGTGCTCCCGAGGCAATCCACCACATCTTGGGATTCAAACTGGAAAAGAAGTCCGATACAGTTTATCGACTCGCTGTGCATCTCGAAGGATTCCAAACGATCTACTTTAGAGCCAGTGTCACCACACAACAACTCGAATCTTCATCACAAACCGACACGACTCTCACAGCTTGGTTTAAGATCAACCAAAAGAGCAAGGATATTGCGGAGAGCGGGAACATCCCTTCGACATTTGTTGATTCACGCCAATTCTTCTACATGGATATGCCAACGCACTTCACCTTTGTGAAAAAGGATGGCTGGAAGGTTCGAGGAAGAGGCACAAGGCAGATAGGCCGAATGTACACTGTCCCACCATACGAAACCGAGAGATACGCACTTCGAATTCTTCTTTTGAACATCAAAGGAGCGACGTCATTCGAAGATCTTCGTACTGTTTTGGACGAGAACAATGTTCCAGTGGTATACGCAACTTATGTGGAAGCAGCAAAAGCTCAAGGACTTCTGAATGATGACAGCGAATATTTGAAGTCTTTGAAAGAGTGGGCTGGATGCTCAGTGCCCGCAGCTCTTCGCTCAATGTTTGTCGCTATCATTCTTTTTAACGAAGTTCACGATCTGAACGCACTTTGGGATGCCGTGAAGTGGGATCTTTCTGAGGATTTTCGCCATGCTGGAGCAGGGAAAGAAGAGGCTGAGGCACTTGCATATTTTGATATCGAAAGTCGCCTTCAAAGGTAtcttttgagcttttttcaaaagtagattataatatttttccagggTTGGAAAAAGATTCGATGTCACCAAACCATCTATCAATCCGCCACCAATCGATCTCGACACAGTCAACCCTGCTCAATGTGCATCAGAAGGCAATAGGCTCCTTGCGACACTCAATGATCAACAGAAACGTGCAGCTGACCAGATCCTTGCTGCATTAGATGATGCCTCGCTACCCCGTCTTTTCTATTTGGATGGGCCTGGAGGGAGCGGAAAGACTTATCTCTACATCACTCTGTACAACATCTGTGTTGGAAGAGGACTGAAGGTAAACTTTCAACCAAACATACTAAAGTTATTTCAATACTGCATATTTTCAGGTAGCGTGTACGGCGTGGACAGGAATTGCAGCCAATTTACTCCCACTCGGTCGAACATCCGCTTCCCTTTTCAAGCTTGATATTAGAAATCAATGCAAGTCTTCTCTTCATCAGAGGCAATTGAAAGAAGCACAAGAGCTAGCGGAGAACGACGTTTTCATTTGGGATGAAGCATCAATGGTTCCCAAGGTATTAGAGTGATTCTGATCGTACTAATCAAATCATTCATTCAACTTTCAGACAGCCCTCGACACGGTCGATGTACTGCTTAGGGATCTCACAAAGATCGATCAGCCATTTGGTGGGAAGATCCTGATCCTCGGAGGAGACTTTCGCCAAATCCTACCTGTGGTGGAGAGAAGCTCTAGAGCTGATCAAGTAGACGCATGCATCAAAAGATCACCACTATGGAcagagtttcaaattttgcatctCATCTCAAATATGAGAGTAACATCTGGAGACTCGGATTGGATCCAATTCCTCCTCAATGTTGGCGATGGATCTGCAAATCACTCTGATTCAAAGGTTACACTCCCACTCTCTGTCATGTGCGATCACAACATCGTCGAGGAAGTGTTCGGAGCAGTTATCGATCCAACCACGTCTTATCCATGTGACAACGTCATCCTTACACCTAAGAACGTCGACGTTGCTCAACTGAATGACGATGTTCACAATCGAATGGTTGGCGAGGAAAGAATCTATCTGTCACGAGATGAAGTGATCGTGGAACATCAAGCGGATACTATGCACTATCCCACCGAGTTTCTCAACAAGATGTCCCCATCATCTCTTCCTCCCCATATTCTCAAGCTGAAGAAAGGCTCAGTGATCATTCTGCTCAGGAATCTCGATGTTTCCGCTGGCCTTTGCAATGGTTCCCGTTTCATTGTCGAAACATTGGCCAGTCACTCACTTGGATGTCGCTTTGCAACTGGCGAGAGGAAAGGACATTTCACAATCATTCCAAGAATCGATTGCTATGATGATAAGAACATCTCTTTCCAACTCAGGCGCACACAGTTCCCAGTTCGCTTATCATTTGCATTATCGATCAACAAGGCCCAAGGACAATCCTTTTCTAAAATCGGTCTCTGGATTCCCACCGATGTTTTCACTCATGGACAACTATATGTTGCTCTATCAAGAGTTCGTACCAAAGAAGGTCTTATTGTAAAATCCAGTTCTAATATTGTCACCAATATCGTTTTTAATGAAGTTCTTTGAATAAAGCTTATTATtcttctctgctatctcgctagacaactcagctctcttctgaggtctcactcgacaactcatctcttctctgctatctcgctagacaactcagctctcttctgaggtctcactcgacaactcatctcttctctgctatctcgctagacaactcagctctcttctgaggtctcactcgacaactcatctcttctctgctatctcgctagacaactcagctctcttctgaggtctcactcgacaactcatctcttctctgctatctcgctagacaactcagctctcttctgaggtctcactcgacaactcatctcttctctgctatctcgctagacaactcagctctcttctgaggtctcactcgacaactcagctcttctctgctatctcgctagacaactcagctctcttctgaggtctcactcgacaactcagctcttctctgctatctcgctagacaactcagctctcttctgaggtctcactcgacaactcagctcttctctgctatctcgctagacaactcagctctcttctgaggtctcactcgacaactcatctcttctctgctatctcgctagacaactcagctctcttctgaggtctcgctcgacaactcatctcttctctgctatctcgctagacaactcagctctcttctgaggtctcactcgacaactcatctcttctctgctatctcgctagacaactcagctcttttctgctatctcgctagacaactcagctctcttctgaggtctcactcgacaactcatctcttctctgctatctcgctagacaactcagctctcttctgaggtctcgctcgacaactcatctcttctctgctatctcgctagacaactcagctctcttctgaggtctcgctcgacaactcagctcttctctgctatctcgctagacaactcagctctcttctgaggtctcactcgacaactcatctcttctctgctatctcgctagacaactcagctctcttctgaggtctcactcgacaactcatctcttctctgctatctcgctagacaactcagctcttttctgctatctcgctagacaactcagctctcttctgaggtctcactcgacaactcatctcttctctgctatctcgctagacaactcagctctcttctgaggtctcgctcgacaactcatctcttctctgctatctcgctagacaactcagctctcttctgaggtctcgCTCGACAACTCCAGCCTTCTCACTCGCCCCCATATGTAGGAGTATGGGGGGAGGGAGTATTATTATAACCACAGAAACACAACAATGTGCCACATAAGAGACAGGAGATAGTGCTCGCACTACCCCTGAATCACCAACCCTCTCAGAAGCACCTCTGCTCTTATCTGGGTCTCGCTAGACATCTCCAGTAGTTTGACCATTCTCAGCAACACTTTTgctattttagaatttttttgcccTCGCGGGGATCGAACCAAAAGGTCCGCGCGCCAATGACGCGCGCGCTACCAGCTGTGCCATGCTGGAAGCGATTGAACTTCGACCAATAACAATATACAACATTTCTTTATTTGTCAAAGTGaaatagttttgaacaaacactattcaaaaaagtaattttaaattgaaattatatcaAATTCACGATTTGTTcccaaatatttaaaactgaaactcAATAAGAGAAGATCTCATATTCTCACTGATAATCCGAAACATGACATTTGTTTCAATGCTGTTTTCAACCTCAagttgtaaaattcaaaaaccaagctgaaaatatgttttaaaaatctagaaactacaatgatttttatgtgaatttttggaaaaatctcaagcCAGACGGAGCACGCGCCTTGgcgcgtgcgaacggctggtattattattatgaaaTAGACTTTGTCGCATCCAAAATACTTTGAAAGTTCGctcgatttttctaggaaaCTTCAAATATTCCGAAAAGGAGAATTTCTTGGATTGAACCTGCAATGTAAAAAGGAGGAATGCTTTGGAGAGAGAAAGTGGTCGTTTCAAACGAAATTCACGATGAAACTAGTAGCTGTCAGTGGGAAGTTTTTCCGACGGACTGTTCAATATGAATTCCAAAAGCCGGAAGGACATGGAATGAACGAATTCATTAGTTGGGAGAATATGCTGAGAGATTATGTGGATAATGATAGTATTATCATTGAAATCCATGCCGATATTGTTAGCAGTGCGGGTTTCTTTAAAGTCAAAtgtaaaattagatttttttttatggtatctttttgaatgttttggaGCACTATGGgaaaattgttagtttttcaGGAGAATGCATATAAAAAAGTCTAACGAGTTTCTGGGAACTTATTTGCGCTGCGAAAAAGAAATGTACGAAGGAAGAAAATTGTCGATTGAGTGTGAATATGAATTTAAACTGATTTCTGCGAGCGGGAAACTTCATTCAACACAGCACAAGGCTATCTTTGGAGCTACGTCGAATTGGGGAAAAAAGGTTATTAGTTGGAATGATATGGAAAAAGATTATGTGACCAATGGCAGTATCGATGTGGAAGTTCATgtcaaaataattcaaattacaGGTTTCTTTTTAGTATATGTAGAATGTTAtaaatcgattattttaagAATTGTCATGCCAAGAGAAATCATTTGTACTATCCCATACTGTCAAAAACATGTCAAGTATTGAAGAAGGAAGGAGCATCTTTTCGGACACCCAAACTCGCTTCAACATTCCATGGTAAGTTATTATTAGTAGAGTATGTTTATTCAACTcaatatttcaagaaattgcaaattaGAAGACAAGATGGATTTATTGGGCTCTTTCttaattgtttgaaacaaCTAGATGAATCCAGAAATTGGTCAATTAAAACTGAATATCAATTAAAGTTAGTGTCAACTAATGGAAGAAATGTCGCGTTCTATGGCAAGGTTGTGTTTGAAAACCCAGTGGGTCGTGGATGGGGTAAACTCATAAGATGGGAAAACTGGTCAAACATGTGCAACGATGCTTTTGTATTTGAAGCGAATGTGAAGATTCTGGACACGACTGGAATTGAGGACGAGAATGATGTTGATAGGTTCTCTGGATTTGCGATACCAGTGGGGGATCAGGAGTATTCAATGGAGAAGTGGCTGGAAATGGCCTTCGATCACTAactttaaatgaaaataaatctcTTATCTTCCTAATTTACTAATCACAGAATAAAATCATATCCCAGTTCATTGTCCccaattttccccaattttccaaGCAAGCCCGTATTATTCCATCGTACATTACATTCTtagtcaaaataaatattcgaTTTAATTTTGGCCGagcttcaaaattattttcaaacgaatCAGATATTGGAGATCTTTTTGGCCAGAttctgttttttgtaaaacacaGGAAAAGGAGTAATttggaattctgaaaacaaaGTAATCCGGATGTTTATATGCAACATTCCTCACCTTTTTCGAGAAGTTCAACAGCTTCAGgtcctgaaattgaaatgaatt of Caenorhabditis elegans chromosome II contains these proteins:
- the ceh-84 gene encoding Homeobox domain-containing protein (Partially confirmed by transcript evidence); amino-acid sequence: MVRIIVDHSLILLYSLSAFEESKYISSEEQMQISEYINVDDKIIQRWFEIRRAPTQESWEPEVILPEAIAIFEKEFTTNPNPCSHTLEELRMKTHVQVDSINKWFDERRCAAEQNIKSDSEGSEASFSLCSSWGDTDKELKVDLKMA